The Fructilactobacillus myrtifloralis genome contains a region encoding:
- a CDS encoding MFS transporter — MHFNQFTKYQKRVSLSTGIGFVLERMDSAFIGLALASIIATLHITKAEGGLIPSITAIGSLFGGIGFGILADKFGRVKTLSWSIFIYALGTAGMGLTNSFFMLCLFRIIIGIGTSGEYGIALTMLSEAFAKKCMGRISSAAGVAGQLGAVLASLLAAFIIPHYGWHLLFFVGIFPVILAWFIRFHLPESADFKHNHELAQTKKVQLGDLWSLFSTPREASLSIRIIIMFLIHIAGYTTVMNWLPTIAQERMHVNVASSSVWMVFTIIGMAAGIAVFGYLQDRFGSRLAFGLYLLGSAASVYLLIMAQTKIEFVAAGTIVGFLTDGMYSGYGAVVSSLYPSKNRATANNTIMSIAKTIGTFTPVLIGFIMDVSTITMVVVFMSGCYLVSFVVMMSIKQLRKGHPRYAKNN, encoded by the coding sequence ATGCACTTTAACCAGTTTACGAAATACCAAAAGCGGGTGTCCCTATCCACGGGCATCGGGTTCGTCCTCGAACGAATGGATTCCGCGTTCATCGGGCTCGCGTTAGCGTCCATCATCGCTACCTTACATATCACCAAGGCGGAGGGTGGCTTAATTCCCTCAATCACTGCCATCGGCTCCCTCTTTGGGGGCATCGGCTTTGGGATCTTAGCAGACAAATTTGGGCGGGTAAAAACCCTCAGTTGGTCAATCTTCATTTACGCGCTTGGCACGGCTGGCATGGGGTTAACTAACTCCTTCTTCATGCTGTGCCTGTTTCGGATCATCATCGGCATCGGAACGAGCGGTGAATACGGAATCGCGCTCACGATGCTCAGCGAGGCCTTTGCGAAAAAATGCATGGGCCGGATTTCGTCCGCAGCGGGAGTCGCTGGTCAACTCGGAGCCGTCCTCGCCTCGCTCCTAGCGGCTTTCATCATCCCTCACTATGGTTGGCACCTGCTCTTCTTCGTCGGGATTTTTCCCGTCATTCTAGCCTGGTTCATTCGCTTTCACCTGCCAGAAAGTGCTGACTTTAAGCATAATCACGAATTGGCGCAAACCAAAAAAGTCCAGCTTGGTGACTTGTGGTCGCTCTTTTCCACACCGCGCGAAGCATCCCTATCAATTCGGATTATCATTATGTTTCTAATTCACATTGCCGGTTACACCACGGTGATGAACTGGCTCCCCACGATTGCACAGGAACGAATGCACGTGAACGTCGCCAGTTCCTCCGTGTGGATGGTCTTTACCATCATCGGTATGGCCGCAGGGATTGCCGTCTTTGGTTACTTACAGGACCGCTTTGGCAGTCGCTTGGCCTTTGGTCTGTATCTCCTAGGTTCGGCAGCCTCCGTATACCTACTGATCATGGCGCAAACTAAAATCGAATTTGTGGCCGCCGGCACCATCGTTGGATTTCTGACTGATGGAATGTATAGTGGGTATGGGGCCGTAGTTAGCAGCCTCTACCCCAGCAAGAACCGGGCCACGGCAAATAACACCATCATGTCGATTGCCAAAACAATTGGAACCTTTACCCCAGTTCTAATCGGGTTCATCATGGACGTTTCGACGATTACCATGGTAGTCGTTTTCATGAGTGGTTGTTACCTAGTGAGCTTCGTGGTCATGATGTCAATTAAACAACTTCGGAAGGGACACCCGCGCTATGCCAAAAACAATTAA